The following proteins come from a genomic window of Paucimonas lemoignei:
- a CDS encoding SH3 domain-containing protein, with translation MSMSRHLSAFISHRLLNRRTLGAALLIAACSTAQAAEPKANDRWVSDSLNTFVRSGPTDGYRIVGTLKSGQKVELINTQGDYSQVRGEGGSSVWIPTNDLQSEPGQAERLPELTQQVADLSGQLKTIDDSWKTRVQGMQETLDTRKKLIDELEARTKDLNAQLTDSQSELRTTQAKLGDENNLVLMRYMIYGGSIAGAGLLVGLIIPALTRGRKKNDGWV, from the coding sequence ATGTCTATGTCTCGTCATCTTTCAGCCTTCATTTCTCATCGACTGCTCAACCGCCGCACCCTGGGTGCCGCTTTGCTGATTGCCGCCTGCAGCACCGCCCAGGCCGCCGAACCCAAGGCCAACGACCGCTGGGTCAGCGACAGCCTGAACACCTTCGTGCGCAGTGGACCGACTGATGGCTATCGCATCGTAGGCACGCTGAAATCCGGACAGAAAGTCGAGTTGATCAACACTCAGGGCGATTACAGCCAGGTGCGCGGCGAAGGTGGCAGCTCTGTGTGGATCCCCACCAATGACCTGCAGAGCGAACCAGGCCAGGCCGAGCGCCTGCCGGAATTGACCCAGCAAGTGGCCGACCTCAGCGGCCAGTTGAAAACCATCGATGACAGCTGGAAGACCCGCGTGCAAGGCATGCAGGAAACCCTGGATACGCGCAAAAAGCTGATCGACGAACTGGAAGCACGCACCAAAGACCTCAACGCCCAGCTCACCGACTCACAGTCCGAACTGCGCACCACCCAAGCCAAGCTCGGCGACGAAAACAATCTCGTGCTGATGCGCTACATGATCTACGGCGGCAGCATTGCCGGCGCAGGCCTGCTGGTCGGCCTGATCATCCCGGCCCTGACCCGTGGGCGGAAGAAGAATGATGGGTGGGTTTGA
- the rlmI_1 gene encoding methyltransferase small domain-containing protein yields MSLPSLRLKANADRRLRAGHLWVYSNEIDVAATPLHGFAAGDQAVLEAPGGKPLGIVAMSPNNLICARLVSRDIKLPLDKSLLVHRINVALSLRDRLFDKPFYRLVYGDSDLLPGLVVDRFGDILVVQLASATMEKHKEDVLAALIQVIKPSGILFKNDSAARDAEGLNRYVETAFGVVPEWVALEENGVKFEAPVMEGQKTGWFYDHRMNRARLAPYVKGKRVLDLYSYIGGWGIQAAAFGASDVTCVDASSFALDGVERNAALNGFAEKLTCLEGDVFAALKELKASEERFDVIVADPPAFIKRKKDMKNGEAGYRRLNEQAMRLLSKDGILVSASCSMHLPEDDLQNILLTSARHLDRNIQLLERGGQGPDHPVHPAIAETRYIKSITCRLLPNS; encoded by the coding sequence ATGTCCCTGCCAAGCCTGCGCCTCAAAGCCAACGCCGACCGCCGCCTGCGCGCTGGTCACTTGTGGGTCTACAGCAACGAAATCGACGTCGCCGCCACCCCGCTGCACGGTTTTGCCGCTGGCGATCAAGCGGTGCTGGAAGCCCCGGGTGGCAAGCCACTGGGCATCGTCGCCATGAGCCCCAACAACCTGATCTGCGCACGCCTTGTGTCGCGCGACATCAAGCTGCCTCTGGACAAGTCGCTGCTGGTGCATCGCATCAACGTAGCCCTGTCGCTGCGTGATCGCCTGTTCGACAAACCCTTCTATCGCCTTGTGTACGGCGACTCAGACCTGCTGCCGGGCCTGGTGGTCGATCGTTTCGGCGACATCCTGGTGGTCCAACTGGCGTCGGCCACCATGGAAAAACACAAGGAAGACGTGCTCGCAGCGCTGATCCAGGTGATCAAGCCGAGCGGCATTCTGTTCAAGAACGACTCCGCCGCCCGCGACGCTGAAGGCCTGAATCGCTACGTGGAAACGGCTTTCGGCGTGGTGCCGGAGTGGGTTGCCCTGGAAGAGAACGGCGTGAAGTTCGAAGCCCCGGTCATGGAAGGCCAGAAAACCGGCTGGTTCTACGACCACCGCATGAACCGTGCCCGCCTCGCCCCTTATGTCAAAGGCAAGCGGGTTCTGGATCTGTACAGCTACATCGGCGGGTGGGGCATTCAGGCAGCGGCGTTTGGCGCCAGTGACGTGACGTGCGTCGATGCGTCCTCATTTGCACTGGACGGTGTTGAACGCAATGCTGCCCTGAACGGCTTCGCAGAAAAACTCACCTGCCTTGAAGGTGATGTGTTCGCGGCCCTCAAGGAGCTGAAAGCCAGCGAAGAGCGTTTCGACGTGATCGTTGCCGACCCTCCGGCGTTCATCAAGCGCAAGAAAGACATGAAAAACGGCGAAGCCGGTTACCGCCGCCTGAACGAGCAAGCCATGCGCCTGCTCAGCAAGGACGGCATCCTGGTCAGCGCTTCATGCTCCATGCACTTGCCTGAAGACGACCTGCAAAACATCCTGCTCACCAGCGCCCGCCACCTGGACCGCAACATCCAGCTGCTCGAACGCGGCGGCCAGGGCCCGGATCACCCGGTACACCCGGCCATTGCTGAAACCCGCTACATCAAGAGCATCACCTGCCGGTTGCTGCCCAATAGCTAA
- a CDS encoding HDOD domain protein, which translates to MSQELTAEQIQQVLQGISVPPQPQIMVDLQMEQYMPDPDLDVIAKLIAQDPGLSGALLKIVNSAHYGLANKIASIQKAVNLLGIRSVVNLINAQSIRGEMSDETIVTLNRFWDSTQDVAMTSLTLAKRIGSQTVDESYALGLFHDCGIPLMLKRFPDYMQVLERAYANAGPDQRVVDTENDAFDTNHAVVGYFTAKSWRLPEHVTNAIANHHNALAIFQDDSNRNAPLKNMLAVLKMAEHICASHRVLGNEDEDHEWNAIGHLVLDYVGLSDYDFENLKESIRELAAR; encoded by the coding sequence ATGTCCCAAGAGCTAACTGCCGAGCAGATCCAGCAAGTCTTGCAAGGGATAAGCGTGCCTCCGCAGCCGCAAATCATGGTGGATTTGCAGATGGAGCAGTACATGCCGGATCCGGATCTGGATGTCATTGCCAAGTTGATTGCGCAGGATCCCGGTTTGTCGGGCGCGCTGTTGAAAATCGTCAATTCGGCCCATTACGGGCTGGCCAACAAAATAGCCTCGATCCAGAAGGCCGTGAATCTGCTGGGCATTCGCTCGGTCGTCAATCTGATCAATGCGCAGTCGATCAGGGGCGAGATGAGCGATGAAACCATCGTGACCCTCAACCGCTTCTGGGATTCGACCCAGGATGTGGCCATGACCAGCCTGACGCTGGCCAAGCGCATTGGCTCCCAGACCGTTGACGAGTCCTATGCATTGGGGCTGTTCCACGATTGCGGCATCCCGCTGATGCTCAAGCGTTTTCCGGATTACATGCAAGTGCTCGAGCGGGCTTATGCCAACGCCGGGCCTGATCAGCGAGTGGTCGATACCGAAAACGATGCGTTCGACACCAACCACGCTGTTGTCGGCTATTTCACGGCCAAGTCGTGGCGGTTGCCGGAACATGTGACCAATGCCATTGCCAATCATCACAATGCCCTGGCCATTTTTCAGGATGACTCCAACCGCAATGCGCCACTGAAAAACATGCTGGCGGTGTTGAAGATGGCCGAGCATATCTGTGCGTCGCATCGGGTGTTGGGCAACGAAGACGAAGACCATGAATGGAATGCCATCGGGCATCTGGTCCTGGATTATGTCGGCCTGTCCGATTACGACTTCGAAAACCTGAAAGAAAGCATTCGCGAGCTGGCTGCGCGCTGA
- the mutM gene encoding formamidopyrimidine-DNA glycosylase: MPELPEVETTRRGIAPHLEGQRVSRVIVRDRRLRWPIPEDLDVRLSGQKIVLVERRAKYLLIQAEVGTLISHLGMSGNLRLVEAGLPALKHEHVDIELESGLALRYTDPRRFGAMLWSLDPLNHELLIRLGPEPLTDLFDGLRLYERSRGKSIAVKPFIMDNAVVVGVGNIYATEALFAAGIDPRREAKSISKARYVKLAIEIKRILAAAIERGGTTLRDFIGGDGQPGYFQQELFAYGRGDLPCKVCGTTLREIKLGQRASVYCPKCQK; encoded by the coding sequence ATGCCTGAATTACCCGAAGTTGAAACCACCCGCCGGGGCATTGCGCCTCATCTGGAAGGCCAGCGGGTCAGCCGCGTCATTGTGCGTGACCGGCGTTTGCGCTGGCCGATTCCGGAAGACCTGGATGTGCGTCTTTCCGGGCAGAAAATCGTCCTGGTTGAGCGCCGTGCCAAGTACCTGTTGATTCAGGCCGAGGTGGGCACCCTGATCAGCCATTTGGGGATGTCGGGCAATTTGCGTCTGGTGGAAGCCGGGTTGCCTGCCCTCAAGCATGAACACGTGGATATCGAGCTGGAGTCAGGGCTGGCGCTGCGCTACACCGACCCGCGTCGCTTTGGCGCGATGCTCTGGAGCCTCGACCCGCTGAACCACGAACTGCTGATCCGCCTGGGGCCTGAGCCGTTGACTGATCTGTTCGACGGCCTGCGCCTGTACGAGCGGTCGCGGGGTAAGTCCATCGCTGTAAAGCCGTTCATCATGGACAACGCGGTGGTCGTGGGCGTCGGTAATATCTACGCCACCGAGGCATTGTTCGCCGCTGGCATTGACCCGCGTCGGGAGGCCAAGAGTATCTCCAAGGCGCGTTATGTGAAGCTGGCGATCGAGATCAAGCGCATCCTGGCCGCGGCCATTGAGCGCGGCGGGACCACCTTGCGGGACTTCATCGGTGGCGATGGCCAGCCCGGTTACTTCCAGCAGGAGCTATTCGCCTATGGGCGCGGCGACCTGCCGTGCAAGGTGTGCGGCACGACGTTGCGTGAGATCAAGCTTGGGCAGAGGGCGAGTGTGTATTGCCCCAAATGTCAGAAGTAA
- a CDS encoding Cation/multidrug efflux pump: MKPFRMLAATLALFLGLQAVPVLADTQTTGSGDPVYDIQNPPAFAMIGDLLIARPLLIAATIIGTGLFVVALPFTATGGGIGRTGKALVVDPAKAAFVRCLGCTGDGYNKQE, from the coding sequence ATGAAGCCGTTTCGTATGCTCGCAGCCACACTGGCGCTGTTTTTGGGTTTGCAGGCTGTCCCGGTGCTGGCTGACACGCAGACGACGGGCAGCGGCGATCCGGTGTATGACATTCAGAATCCACCCGCTTTTGCCATGATCGGCGACTTGCTGATCGCGCGGCCGTTGCTGATTGCCGCGACGATCATTGGCACCGGGCTGTTCGTGGTCGCGTTGCCATTCACTGCAACCGGTGGTGGTATCGGGCGTACAGGCAAAGCGCTTGTGGTGGATCCGGCGAAGGCTGCGTTCGTGCGCTGCCTCGGTTGCACGGGCGATGGCTACAACAAGCAGGAGTGA
- the ggt_1 gene encoding gamma-glutamyltransferase, with the protein MTRNPVRHPLLSSVLLMLCALATHLAVAAENTFPRPEQSAIASPHPQATAAGREIMGAGGNAFDAAVAISATLAVVEPYGSGLGGGGFFLLRQSGEQTRYVFLDAREKAPLKATYDLYRRDGKVQPALSLNGPLAAAIPGLPAALVELAERYGKLPLNITMAPAIRVAYQGFPVDRIYQQRATSRLSALRDDPESARLFLQKGEVPALGEIIKQPELAATLHRLADRGLAGFYNGLTAQTLVNGVREAGGIWTAEDLDRYQIATRAPLRFRLDDQRELISAPPPSAGGVALAQSLSMLQQLPWRESDTVQRAHYVLEVLRRAYRDRGLLGDPDFVANPINHLLNREYLAHLASSISPERATPSKDLEPAPPWREGEHTTHFAVLDNDGNAVAATLSVNLPFGAAFTVPGTGVVLNDEMDDFAADPHGSNAYGLAGSQANSIAAGKRPLSSMSPSFIESSEAFAAFGTPGGSRIPSMVLLSMLQYLDGQPVATWPAVARYHHQYLPDVVEHEPDAFTQEQMTELRARGYQLKEVSRGYGNQQVLFWNKTDKKVEAASDPRGVGEAQRFDPASP; encoded by the coding sequence ATGACCCGAAACCCTGTTCGGCACCCCCTCCTGTCAAGCGTACTGCTCATGCTGTGCGCGCTCGCAACGCACCTTGCCGTTGCCGCAGAAAACACATTCCCCCGCCCGGAGCAGTCCGCCATCGCCAGCCCGCACCCGCAAGCGACTGCCGCTGGTCGGGAAATCATGGGCGCCGGGGGCAACGCGTTCGATGCCGCCGTGGCGATCAGTGCCACGCTGGCCGTTGTAGAGCCCTACGGATCAGGATTGGGCGGTGGTGGTTTCTTTCTGCTGCGCCAGAGTGGTGAGCAAACCCGCTATGTGTTTCTCGATGCACGAGAGAAGGCACCGCTTAAAGCGACCTATGACCTCTACCGCCGAGACGGCAAGGTGCAACCGGCGCTGTCGTTGAACGGGCCGCTGGCTGCCGCCATTCCAGGCTTGCCTGCCGCGTTAGTGGAACTGGCGGAACGCTACGGCAAGCTGCCGCTGAATATCACCATGGCGCCCGCGATTCGCGTTGCTTATCAGGGTTTCCCGGTCGACAGAATCTATCAGCAGCGCGCCACGTCCCGGCTATCGGCGTTACGCGATGATCCGGAAAGCGCGCGGCTGTTCCTGCAAAAGGGTGAAGTGCCCGCACTGGGCGAGATCATCAAACAACCGGAACTGGCCGCCACCCTTCATCGCCTGGCTGACCGTGGCCTCGCTGGCTTTTATAACGGCCTGACCGCTCAAACCCTGGTCAATGGCGTGCGCGAAGCGGGTGGCATCTGGACGGCCGAAGATCTGGATCGCTACCAGATCGCGACTCGCGCCCCGCTGCGTTTCCGCTTGGACGACCAACGGGAGCTGATCAGCGCACCGCCTCCTTCGGCTGGCGGCGTGGCCCTGGCTCAGAGCCTGAGCATGCTGCAGCAATTGCCGTGGCGTGAGTCCGACACCGTGCAGCGTGCGCATTACGTGTTGGAAGTGCTGCGTCGGGCGTATCGCGACCGGGGTCTACTGGGGGACCCGGACTTTGTCGCCAACCCGATCAACCACCTGCTGAACCGCGAGTACCTGGCGCATCTGGCGTCCAGCATCTCACCGGAACGCGCCACGCCAAGCAAAGACCTTGAGCCCGCCCCGCCTTGGCGTGAAGGGGAGCACACCACGCACTTTGCCGTGCTAGATAACGACGGCAATGCCGTGGCCGCAACTTTGTCGGTCAACCTGCCATTTGGCGCGGCCTTTACCGTGCCCGGTACCGGTGTAGTGCTCAACGACGAGATGGACGATTTCGCCGCAGACCCACACGGCAGCAACGCTTACGGCCTGGCAGGCAGTCAGGCCAATTCCATTGCTGCGGGCAAGCGTCCGCTGTCGAGCATGAGCCCGAGTTTTATCGAGAGTTCTGAGGCGTTCGCAGCGTTTGGCACGCCGGGTGGCAGCCGGATCCCGAGCATGGTGCTGCTGTCGATGCTGCAATACCTGGATGGCCAGCCTGTCGCCACCTGGCCAGCCGTTGCCCGCTATCACCACCAGTATTTGCCGGATGTGGTCGAGCATGAGCCTGATGCGTTTACTCAGGAACAGATGACTGAGTTACGAGCCAGAGGCTACCAACTCAAGGAAGTCAGCCGTGGCTACGGGAATCAGCAGGTGCTGTTCTGGAACAAGACTGACAAGAAGGTCGAGGCCGCCAGCGATCCGCGCGGCGTGGGTGAGGCGCAGCGCTTTGATCCTGCTAGCCCGTAA
- the fdx_1 gene encoding ferredoxin, whose translation MSLIITDDCINCDVCEPECPNEAISQGEEIYVINPNLCTECVGHYDEPQCQQVCPVDCIPLDETRVESKDELMQKYLILTSKA comes from the coding sequence ATGTCCCTGATCATCACTGACGATTGCATCAATTGCGACGTCTGCGAACCCGAGTGCCCGAACGAGGCTATTTCTCAAGGTGAGGAGATCTACGTGATCAACCCGAACCTGTGCACCGAATGCGTTGGCCACTACGATGAACCGCAGTGCCAGCAAGTCTGCCCCGTGGATTGCATCCCGCTGGATGAAACCCGCGTTGAGAGCAAAGACGAGCTGATGCAGAAGTACCTGATCCTCACCAGCAAGGCCTAA